The Chloroflexota bacterium DNA window ATAGGTGGCATAATAGTCAGCGTCGAGACTCACCAGAATACATCGGGAGGAAACGAGTGAATAAACAGATCATGAGGCAGGTAAAGGAACTGCAGGCCAAGATGGCTAAAGTGCAAGAGGAACTGGGCAAGGCCGAAATAGAAGCTGGTGCTGGGGGCGGGGCGGTGACTGTGGTGGTTGACGGCCACCAGAACGTCAAATCGGTGAAGATATCTCCCGATGCCGTTGACCTGGAGGACATCAGCCTCCTGGAAGACCTGGTGCTTGCCGCAGTGAATGAGGGTATCAAGAAGTCCCGGGAACTGGCCCAGAGCCGTCTTGAGGCGGTGACTGGGGGGCTTAACATCCCGGGCCTGATGTAAGAAGGTGGGCTAGCTTTGGGTGTTGATTTTGGTGCCGCCGTCCGGCCTATGGCTCAGTTGATTGAGGAGTTGCATAAACTGCCCGGTATTGGACCCAAGAATGCCCAGCGGTTGGCATATTTCCTGTTACATGCCCCTGAGGAGCAGGCCAGAGCTTTGGCTGAAGCTATTGTGGCGGTAAAAGAGAAGATCATCTTCTGCTCCGTTTGCCAGAACGTCACCGAAGTCGATCCCTGCGCTGTTTGCCAGGACGAGCAGCGTGACCGCAGTAAGATCTGCATCGTGGAAAAACCCCTGGACATCCTGCCGCTGGAGCGTACCCGTAGCTATAACGGTTTGTATCACGTCCTTCATGGTTCCATATCCCCTATGCAGGGGGTTGGGCCTGAGGACCTGAAAATCAGGGAGCTTTTGGCCCGTCTCCGGGATAGCTCGGGCCAGGAGATCATCCTGGCCACTAACCCCAATCTGGAAGGGGAAGCCACAGCAATGTATTTACAGCGTTTGATAACCCCCTTGGGGATAAAGATCACCCGCCTAGCCAGAGGGCTCCCCTTTGGCAGCAACCTGGAGTATGCTGACGAGGTCACCTTGACCCGCGCTCTGGAGGGAAGGCAAGAGATTTAACACGCCCAACTGAGCCACTGCTTCCAGTTCTTGCATTGTGTAACCGAAAAGGTTACAATTGTAACCGACATGATTACACGACCTAGTTCCTACAATCTCCCCCCCATCCTCTTCGGCAAGACACGGCAAGCAGTTCTGTCTCTGCTTTACAGCCACACCGACGAAGCCTTTTACCTGCGCCAGATCGCTCGTGCTACGGGTGCTGGCCTCGGTCCTGTACAGAGAGAAATGAAACAACTTGTGGATGCAGGGATCATCAGCCGCACAATACAAGGGAAGCAGGCCTTTTACCAGGCAAATCCAGACTCACCTATCTTTGCCGAATTGAAGAGCCTGATAGACAAGATGTCCCAGCAGAATAAGGCGGTTGGTTATGTAATATCGGGAAGCGACGCCAAAGCCGATGATAGGCGAATGGAAGCCCGTATCCATATTCCAAAGGACAAGCTGGCCGATTTCTGCGGACGCCACCGTATACGTCGGCTGTCCCTCTTCGGCTCTGTGCTGCGCGATGATTTCGGGTTAGACAGCGATATAGACGTGCTGGTGGAATTTGAACCCGGATATGTGCCGGGGTTTGGTTTTGTGAGGATACGAGACGAGCTTTCTGAAATGCTGGCCCGAAACGTTGATTTGCGGACACCCCAGGACCTAAGTCATTACTTTCGTGAGCAGGTGATAAGGGAGGCCAGAGCACTCTATGTCAGTGGCTAAAGACTACACCCGGCTGCGCCATATGCTGGACTTTGCCCAAAAGGCAATGCAGTTCACCCGTGGGCAAGCTCGGAAGGACTTGGATACGGATGAGGTACTGGCACTGGCAGCGGTGCATTTGGTAGAGATCATTGGCGAAGCTGCCAGGAATATATCCCCCGAACTTCGGCAGCGACACCCCGAGATTGCGTGGAATCTGATTATCGGGACACGAGACCGTCTGGCTCACGGTTACACAGAGGTCAATTTGGATATCATCTGGGCTATTGTTACCCAGGACTTGCCTCCGCTTATCGCCCAGTTGCAGAAGATGCTGGAGACGGAGAGAAACAATGCCAACGCATAACATCATCACAACTGTGGTATTGTTTCTACCAAGGCGGCACACCATGCAGATGCTTATTCCTTCCTCTACGGTCTGGACCAACATCGCCGCAGTGTCTCATGAAAGGTCATGATTTACCCAGAAGTTCTTTAGGAGGCTTCCGATTGCAGTGACTACTCCACGCCTCTATGACACCGAAGCGGTGGTTCTCCGGAAAACCGATCTAGGTGAAGCGGACAGCGTCCTCACCATGTACACTCCCTATCTGGGTAAGATCAGGGCAGTAGCTAAAGGAGTGCGGCGTCCCAAGAGTAAAATGGGTGGGCATGTGGAACAGCTTGTCCACAGCCAGATGTTGCTGGCTCGATCCAAGGGACTCGACATCGTTAGCCAAAGTCAAGCCATCGAGAGTTTCTTGCCTCTCCGTGACAATCTACGGCTTACTTCCTCCGCCCTCTACGTCGTCGAACTGGTTGATCGATTTACGGCTGAGGGAGAGGAGAACTATCCTCTCTTCCGGCTACTGGTAGACACATTGAACTGGCTGTGTCGAGCCCGCCACGGAGACCTGATTCTCCGCTGCTTTGAGCTACATTTGCTGGAATACCTGGGCTATCGGCCCGAACTTCAGCACTGCGTCATCTGTCGCTCCGCTATTGAACCCGGCAGCAACTATTTCAGTCCCGATAGCGGTGGAGTGCTTTGCCCCCGGTGTCGCGGCGGAGGGCTCATCGCCCATCCGCTTTCTCTCAATGCCCTGAAGGTTTTACGCTTTTTGCAGCGCAACACCTACGCTGAGGCTGAAAGGTTACGGGTGTTTCCCGAGGTCTCCCTGGAGCTAAAGCTACTTATGCGAAAATACATCCGATACCTTCTGGAGCGAGAGGTCAAATCGGCGGACTGGCTCGACAGGCTGGACAAAGAAGGCTACCCCTGATTTCGGCAGCCAGGAAATCCGAAAATGTGATGTAGCTTGCCTGCGACCGCTTGTCTATTCAGGCCTGCCGCAAGCAAAAGAATGAGGATCCTAAAGGTTCTGAGGAGTCAGATTGAAGCTGACTCCTCAGAATTACACTAACAAGCAACCTCTGACCCTAGAGCTTGAAAATCTCGATGGCGTTGTCCCGCAGGATCCTCTTCTTGTTATCATCCCTTATCTGTAGCTCCACAAACTCTTTCTTGCAGCGAGTCAGCCCGAAGCCATTGGTTCCCCAGACAACCTTGGTTCGGCCTATAGGCCCGTTCATGAAGTCCACAGTCGGTGGATGAAGGGAAGCAGGATAATAAGCGCCAATGTTGCCAAAGACATTGGGATGTCTCCAGATCATGGAAACCCACTCCTCAATCCAGGGCCAGCCAGTGTGGGTCAACACCATAGCCAGGTTGGGGAAGTCCATGGCTACTTCATCAGCGTACATGGGCCGACCTATTTCGCTGGGCAGCGGCTCGGCCGATTGCCCCGTCTGGAAGCAGCAGGGTATCCCTAACTCAATACACTTGGCGTAGAGGGGATAGCACTTGGCATCGCTGGCCTTGAAGCCGAAGCTGTTGGGGTGGAACCATACATACTTGAAACCGAACTCCCTCACCCCTCTCTCCACGTCTTTCAGGCTCTCCTCAATGCGCCAGGGGTTGTAGCTAGCGCCACCAACGACTCTGCCTTTGCCCTTTTCCACCAGTTGGGCAATTTGCTCCACCGAGAATTGGGTGGCCAGCGTGTGGTGCCGCCTTGACCAGAGCATCTGCTGGTCTACACAAACCTTCTCCACCCCTATTGCGTCCATCTCCTTGATCATGTCTTCCACGGAGGCTTTGTACTGAGAGGCGATCACCTTCCACCCATCCTCCGGTTTTATTCCCATCTTCTTCAGCACCCCTCCGAAGGTGCCCTTGACCGCTGCCTGCGCCTCATACATCCCCCACATCTCCTTCCACTCCTTCTCGGTCACAATCCCGGCATATCCGGCGCGGCACATGGTGTCGATTGCCTGGACGTCTAGTAACTCCATACGTTTACCCCCTTCTATCGCTTTCTTGTTGCCGCCCTAGACCTGGCCAACGGCCTGTCTGGGTATATGCTTTAGGTAAAGCTCTGCTCTGTCCTGGCGATGATGTCGTCCTGAAGGGACTTTGTCAGGTCCACAAAGTAAGCAGCATAGCCAGCCACACGGACTATCAGGTCGGCGTGTTTCTCGGGGTGCTGCTGAGCATCCCGTAATGTCTTCGGATCGATGACGTTGAACTGGATATGATGGATGCCCAGGTCAGACCAGGTCTTGAGGTACTGGGCAAAGATCTCCTTGTTCTCCCCCTCTAGGAACTGAGGGGCAAACCTCTGGTTGAATAGGTGATTGCAGGATAGCAGCGGATCAATCTTGCCCACCGAGTTCAGCACAGCGCTAGGCCCCTTTTTGTCCTGGCCCTGCACTGGAGAGACGCTTCCGTCGTGGAGAGGCTCCTTAGCCTTCCGACCATCAGGGGTAGCCGCCACATCCACACCCAGGAAATAACCCATGGCCGCATTGGTGCCATCTACATCATAGGGATAGCCGTAGTAGGTGGAGAACCTCTGTGTCTCTCTGGTTATGTGGAAATGGAGCTCCTGAGCAATGCCGTCCACGTAGTCGTCATCGTTGCCAAACTTAGGGGCACCGAGCAGCATCTGGCGCAAGCCCTCCTTGCCCTCGAAGTTCTTCTTCAGGGCGTCCAGAAGCTCGGCCATAGTGATCTTCTTCTGTTCAAAGACAAACTTCTTAATGGCTGCTAGCGAGTCAGTCACATTGTTTACCCCACTGGGCATCACGTAGTTCCGGTGGAAGTAATACCACTTGCGGCAGTCTGCCGCCATCTCTATCCCATCGTCTATCAGTGCTGAGATAAGCGGCCGGGGCAGGTACTCCTCGTACAAAGCATCGGAGATGTTGTGTATGTAGACCTGCTTTTCTAGGAAGAAGTTGTACTGTTGGAAGATAGCTTCCATGATGTCATCGATAGACTTGAAGGTGAGCGGATCCGGGGTAGGATAACCCACCGGCTGCCCGCTGAGCCAGTCCACCCCCTGGTTTAGAGCCAGCATCATACAGTTGGGGAAAGAGAACATCCCCATGCCCTGGCGGTAGACCATGCTCTTCCCAGGGA harbors:
- a CDS encoding YbaB/EbfC family nucleoid-associated protein, producing MRQVKELQAKMAKVQEELGKAEIEAGAGGGAVTVVVDGHQNVKSVKISPDAVDLEDISLLEDLVLAAVNEGIKKSRELAQSRLEAVTGGLNIPGLM
- the recR gene encoding recombination protein RecR, translated to MAQLIEELHKLPGIGPKNAQRLAYFLLHAPEEQARALAEAIVAVKEKIIFCSVCQNVTEVDPCAVCQDEQRDRSKICIVEKPLDILPLERTRSYNGLYHVLHGSISPMQGVGPEDLKIRELLARLRDSSGQEIILATNPNLEGEATAMYLQRLITPLGIKITRLARGLPFGSNLEYADEVTLTRALEGRQEI
- a CDS encoding nucleotidyltransferase family protein, whose translation is MEARIHIPKDKLADFCGRHRIRRLSLFGSVLRDDFGLDSDIDVLVEFEPGYVPGFGFVRIRDELSEMLARNVDLRTPQDLSHYFREQVIREARALYVSG
- a CDS encoding DUF86 domain-containing protein, with translation MSVAKDYTRLRHMLDFAQKAMQFTRGQARKDLDTDEVLALAAVHLVEIIGEAARNISPELRQRHPEIAWNLIIGTRDRLAHGYTEVNLDIIWAIVTQDLPPLIAQLQKMLETERNNANA
- the recO gene encoding DNA repair protein RecO produces the protein MAVTTPRLYDTEAVVLRKTDLGEADSVLTMYTPYLGKIRAVAKGVRRPKSKMGGHVEQLVHSQMLLARSKGLDIVSQSQAIESFLPLRDNLRLTSSALYVVELVDRFTAEGEENYPLFRLLVDTLNWLCRARHGDLILRCFELHLLEYLGYRPELQHCVICRSAIEPGSNYFSPDSGGVLCPRCRGGGLIAHPLSLNALKVLRFLQRNTYAEAERLRVFPEVSLELKLLMRKYIRYLLEREVKSADWLDRLDKEGYP
- a CDS encoding amidohydrolase, translating into MELLDVQAIDTMCRAGYAGIVTEKEWKEMWGMYEAQAAVKGTFGGVLKKMGIKPEDGWKVIASQYKASVEDMIKEMDAIGVEKVCVDQQMLWSRRHHTLATQFSVEQIAQLVEKGKGRVVGGASYNPWRIEESLKDVERGVREFGFKYVWFHPNSFGFKASDAKCYPLYAKCIELGIPCCFQTGQSAEPLPSEIGRPMYADEVAMDFPNLAMVLTHTGWPWIEEWVSMIWRHPNVFGNIGAYYPASLHPPTVDFMNGPIGRTKVVWGTNGFGLTRCKKEFVELQIRDDNKKRILRDNAIEIFKL